The Candidatus Rokuibacteriota bacterium genome segment GAGACCCAGGTACACGGCCCCGCGGATGTGACCCGCGCGATAGGTCCTGGGATCGCTCGCCATGTCCACGATCCTGAGCGCCTGCTCCTCGAGGCGGGCGTGGAGCCATCCGGGTTCTACCAGAAGCGGGTGCTCGTCGGCGCGCGCCGGCGCGGGGAGCACGAGGCTCAGCCCGACGAGGAGCAAAACCAATCGAGGCATCGCGCTCGCGCGCTTGAAGTGCATCTCTCCTACCCTCGCTTCGCCTTCTTGAGGCGGTCGATCTGGACCACGTCCCAATCAGCCCTGGTTTTCCCCCTGAGCCGCGGCGCCAGCTCCTCCAGGATAAGCCCCAGGTCTCCGACGACCTCGACGAGCGGCGTGTACGGGAGCCCGGTGTGCCGCGTTCTCGAAAGGTGAACGACCAGAGCCGAGTGCCGCCAGCGGTGTGCGTCCACCTCCTCTGGAGCCACACCAAAGGCCACGATCAAGTCCGCCAGGCCCAGGAGCGTCTCGTCCTGCTCGTCACCCGTGAAGCTGCCGAGGGCCAGGGGATGAGCCTCGGGGAGGAGGTGATGGGCCTTTTCGGTGATCAGGACAGGCGCCGGCAGGGCCTCTGCGAAGGCGCGAAGCCACTCGGCGTGCTCCGCGTCGCATTGAAGCCCGGCAAGCACGACGGGCCGGGAGGCCGCCGTGATGAGCTCGGCAGCGCGGTCGAGGGCCCGAGGATCGGGTATCGGCACCGGCGCGGGCGCGGTCGCCATGCGGCGAAGATGATCAGGGGGCGAGGCGCTCAAAGACGGGGCGCATGCGGTCGAGCCCCTTTCTGAGATTCTCTTCCGACGTCGCGTACGAGATGCGCAGGTAGCCCTCGCCGTACTCGCCGAAGGCGGTCCCCCAGAGGAGGGCGACGCCGGCCTCCTCCAGGAGCCGCGTCGCGATCTCCTTGGACGGCCGCTTGAGCTGCCTCACGTTCGGGAAGACATAAAACGCGCCGCGGGGGCGCTGGCAGGAGACGCCGGGCAGCTTGTTGAGCCCCTCCACCACGAGGTCGCGACGGCGCTTGAACTCGGCCACCATGCGCGCCACGGGGGTCTGATCGCCCTGGAGCGCCGCGATTCCGGCGAGCTGGACGAAGGTCGCCGTGCACGAGGCCGAGTTCACCATCAGGCGGGTCAGGTGCTCGGCGAGCGGCGGCGGCATCACGCCGTAGCCCAGGCGCCAGCCGGTCATGGCGTAGGACTTCGAGAAGCCGTCCAGGATGATCGTCAGCTCCTTCATCCCGGGCAGCCCCGCGATCGAGACGAACTCGCCCTCGTACAGGAACTGCCGGTAGATCTCGTCGGCCAGCACCGGGATCCGATGCGTCCGGGCGATCTCGGCGATCCGCTCGATCTGCCGGCGCTCGAGGACGCCGCCCGTCGGGTTCTGGGGCGAGTTGATGATGATGAGCTTCGTCTTCTTCGAGACCTTCTGCTCGAAGAGCTCCAGATCGAAGCCGAAGCCCGACTCCTCGCGGAGCGGAATCGGCACCGGAACGCCGCCGACGAAGTTGATCACCGACTCGTAGATGGGGAAGCCCGGATTCGGGTAGACGACCTCGTCGCCCCGGTTCACGAGCGCCAGGATCGTGAAGAACATGATGGGCTTGGCTCCCGGGGTCACCACGATTTCGTCCGCCGAAACCGGGATCCCGCGGGTCTGGCCGATGTGCTTGGCGATTGCCTCGCGCAGCTCCGGAAGCCCGGCGGAGGGGCCGTAGTGCGTGGCGCCCGCGTCGAGCGCCTCCTTGGCCGCCGCCTTGATGTGGGCGGGCGTGTCGAAGTCGGGCTCGCCGATCTCCAGGTGGATGATCTCCTTGCCCTGGCGCTCGAGCTGCTTGGCCTTCGCCAACACCTCGAACGCCGACTCGGTCCCAAGGCGCGCCATCCGCTCGGCAACGTTCATAGTGGTCCCCTCCGTGAGAGGTCCCCATTATACTGGACGCCGTGGAGTTCGTGGAGATCCCGGCGGGCAAGTTCTGGATGGGCT includes the following:
- a CDS encoding pyridoxal phosphate-dependent aminotransferase, which encodes MNVAERMARLGTESAFEVLAKAKQLERQGKEIIHLEIGEPDFDTPAHIKAAAKEALDAGATHYGPSAGLPELREAIAKHIGQTRGIPVSADEIVVTPGAKPIMFFTILALVNRGDEVVYPNPGFPIYESVINFVGGVPVPIPLREESGFGFDLELFEQKVSKKTKLIIINSPQNPTGGVLERRQIERIAEIARTHRIPVLADEIYRQFLYEGEFVSIAGLPGMKELTIILDGFSKSYAMTGWRLGYGVMPPPLAEHLTRLMVNSASCTATFVQLAGIAALQGDQTPVARMVAEFKRRRDLVVEGLNKLPGVSCQRPRGAFYVFPNVRQLKRPSKEIATRLLEEAGVALLWGTAFGEYGEGYLRISYATSEENLRKGLDRMRPVFERLAP